From bacterium, a single genomic window includes:
- a CDS encoding MGMT family protein, protein MENTFARIWRLVESIPSGRVATYGQIAALLGMPRAARTVGWALHSLPADRTTPWHRVVGAGGRISLPEHEGKAAQRLLLRREGVAVNRNGHIDLDRYQWIPDRPV, encoded by the coding sequence ATGGAAAATACTTTTGCACGAATCTGGCGGCTGGTGGAGAGCATCCCTTCCGGCAGAGTGGCGACCTATGGTCAGATCGCCGCTCTGCTCGGCATGCCGCGAGCGGCTCGAACGGTCGGCTGGGCTCTGCACAGCCTGCCGGCGGACCGCACCACGCCCTGGCACCGGGTGGTCGGCGCCGGCGGCCGCATCAGCCTGCCGGAGCATGAGGGCAAAGCGGCGCAGCGTCTGTTGCTGCGCCGTGAGGGGGTTGCGGTAAATCGCAATGGTCACATCGACCTTGACCGGTATCAGTGGATTCCGGACCGACCGGTTTAG
- a CDS encoding YaiI/YqxD family protein, with protein MCVIYVDADACPVKNEIYRVAKRHQVQVWLVANAPMRFPAQPGVQLKVVSDQFDAADDWIVEQAAGNDIVITADIHLASRCLKNGARVLSPAGHEFTDATIGPALATRDLLAELRGMGAVVTGPAPFSQRDRSRFLHALHQWIEAVRRKKPHALR; from the coding sequence ATGTGTGTCATCTATGTTGATGCGGACGCCTGTCCGGTAAAAAATGAGATCTATCGTGTGGCCAAGCGGCATCAGGTGCAAGTCTGGCTGGTGGCCAATGCCCCTATGCGCTTCCCGGCACAGCCGGGCGTGCAGCTCAAGGTGGTGAGCGACCAGTTTGACGCGGCCGACGACTGGATTGTAGAACAGGCCGCCGGAAATGACATCGTGATCACGGCCGATATCCACCTGGCATCACGCTGTTTAAAAAACGGCGCCCGGGTTCTCAGCCCGGCTGGACACGAATTCACCGATGCCACCATCGGCCCTGCTCTGGCCACCCGCGATCTGCTGGCGGAGCTTCGCGGTATGGGCGCTGTAGTGACAGGCCCCGCTCCTTTTAGCCAGCGAGATCGATCCCGTTTTCTGCATGCCCTGCATCAGTGGATCGAGGCGGTTCGGCGAAAAAAGCCGCATGCGCTACGCTGA